The proteins below come from a single Tenuifilum thalassicum genomic window:
- a CDS encoding type I 3-dehydroquinate dehydratase, which produces MSKIRHDICVSIGNIGFEEIKELLPKLSVAEIRIDLLSLNEEEIEQCFALHKNLIATYRPKSNEYDLMKNILNKAIEWGAAMVDVDIDTPAEVISEIAVKAKHHNCKLIVSYHNFDGTPTLSTLKNLIEKTKLRHADYTKIACMANSPSDCSRILSLYEKHSNLIAFCMGQVGTVTRIASPLLGAPFSYASLQGNQTAPGQLDYINMNNLLNTINPID; this is translated from the coding sequence ATGAGCAAAATCCGACATGACATTTGTGTTAGCATAGGCAATATTGGATTCGAAGAGATAAAGGAGCTCCTTCCAAAACTATCTGTGGCAGAAATTAGGATTGACTTGCTTAGCTTGAATGAAGAAGAGATAGAACAGTGTTTTGCATTGCACAAAAACCTAATAGCTACATATAGGCCAAAGTCCAATGAATATGACTTAATGAAAAACATCCTAAACAAAGCCATTGAATGGGGTGCAGCTATGGTTGACGTAGATATTGACACACCTGCAGAGGTTATAAGTGAAATTGCTGTAAAAGCAAAGCACCACAACTGCAAGTTAATTGTATCCTATCATAATTTTGATGGTACACCTACCCTATCGACTTTGAAAAATTTAATTGAAAAGACGAAATTACGCCATGCAGATTATACTAAAATTGCATGCATGGCAAATAGTCCTTCCGATTGCTCAAGGATACTATCGTTATACGAAAAGCACTCAAACCTAATAGCATTTTGTATGGGGCAAGTTGGTACGGTTACACGCATAGCATCCCCTCTGTTAGGTGCACCTTTTTCCTATGCCAGCCTGCAAGGAAACCAAACTGCTCCAGGACAGCTAGATTATATAAACATGAACAATTTGCTAAACACCATCAATCCAATCGACTAA
- a CDS encoding shikimate dehydrogenase family protein, producing METYAVFGNPILHSRSPQLFNSVFKELNIDAVYTRIRPKSGKDIVNIIRTHDIKGANITTPYKSEVIEFLDCINPEVNEIGGVNTIANNNGKLTGYNTDHIGVSNSLLEAGIDLRGKKILVIGAGPAAAAAAFGLKRSHAEVYIANRTKHKAEEICKKQNISLINLSDISKRIENFDVVVSALLPDVNPLEHISIPKHLTLLDANYRPSKISSQFASHGCNVISGKHWLIHQAIASYKLFKNDTPPIETMAKAVEINLKRESIKAKWLHNTPNEMDASDYDILISAENENEFKKILDEEINSTFGS from the coding sequence ATGGAAACCTACGCAGTTTTTGGCAACCCCATACTTCATAGCAGGAGTCCACAACTCTTTAATAGCGTTTTCAAAGAGCTAAACATTGATGCAGTATACACTCGAATACGCCCCAAAAGTGGGAAAGATATAGTCAACATCATTCGAACCCACGACATCAAAGGCGCTAACATAACCACACCGTATAAGTCCGAGGTTATTGAGTTTCTTGATTGTATTAATCCTGAAGTCAACGAAATTGGAGGAGTAAACACCATAGCCAATAACAATGGTAAGCTAACAGGTTATAACACCGACCATATTGGCGTTTCTAACTCATTGCTTGAGGCTGGCATCGATTTGAGAGGGAAGAAAATCCTAGTGATAGGTGCTGGACCAGCTGCAGCGGCAGCAGCGTTTGGACTAAAGAGGTCGCATGCAGAAGTTTATATTGCTAACAGGACAAAGCATAAAGCCGAAGAGATTTGTAAAAAACAAAACATTTCGCTAATAAACCTGAGCGACATTTCAAAAAGGATTGAGAATTTTGATGTTGTTGTATCGGCCCTTCTACCCGATGTTAACCCGCTTGAGCACATTTCCATACCCAAGCACTTAACCTTACTCGATGCTAATTACCGTCCGTCGAAAATTAGTTCTCAGTTTGCCAGCCATGGATGTAATGTAATATCGGGAAAACATTGGCTCATTCATCAGGCAATTGCATCTTATAAACTATTCAAAAATGACACCCCACCCATTGAAACAATGGCCAAAGCGGTAGAAATCAACCTAAAAAGAGAAAGCATAAAGGCAAAATGGTTGCACAACACCCCAAACGAAATGGACGCTAGCGATTATGACATTCTTATCTCAGCAGAGAACGAAAATGAATTCAAGAAGATTTTAGATGAAGAGATTAATAGCACCTTCGGAAGTTAA
- the aroA gene encoding 3-phosphoshikimate 1-carboxyvinyltransferase, translating into MKRLIAPSEVKGKLKAPASKSVAQRAIAMASMANGHSTIYNVGNSNDSLAAIDICKKMGASISGDGSKLSITGGLKWPSDEIHCGESGLSIRMFSAIASIFDKPVTLTGEGSLANRPMSMITDGLTKLGVSCTTNNGKLPITVNGPIMGGIIEVDGSLSSQAITGLLMAAPFAKNDVTIRVKNLNSRPYIDLTIQLMDEFNVKVDRQSNDAYRIVSGQKYSPRNFNVEGDWSGATFMLVAGAIAGEVDITNLNPKSLQADKAIIEALMNAGASISIDESNISVRKGNLKAFDFDARNCPDLFPPLVALAANCQGKTKILGVNRLHGKESDRAATLQQEFAKLGVNIEINNDIMIVEGGTIKSATTHSHGDHRIAMACAIAALNANGEVEIENAEAVNKSYPDFFEDLQKIQINQENR; encoded by the coding sequence ATGAAGAGATTAATAGCACCTTCGGAAGTTAAAGGAAAGCTCAAGGCCCCTGCATCCAAAAGCGTTGCGCAAAGAGCTATAGCTATGGCAAGCATGGCTAATGGGCATTCAACCATATACAATGTGGGCAATAGTAACGACAGCCTTGCAGCCATTGATATTTGCAAGAAGATGGGGGCAAGCATTAGCGGAGATGGCAGCAAACTATCAATAACTGGTGGATTAAAATGGCCATCGGACGAGATTCATTGCGGAGAATCGGGGCTAAGCATTAGGATGTTTTCAGCTATTGCTTCAATATTCGACAAGCCTGTCACCCTGACAGGGGAAGGCTCTTTGGCCAACCGTCCAATGAGCATGATAACCGACGGACTTACCAAGTTGGGCGTAAGCTGCACAACCAACAATGGGAAACTCCCCATAACAGTTAACGGACCTATTATGGGGGGAATAATTGAGGTAGACGGTTCTTTGAGTTCACAGGCAATTACCGGACTTTTAATGGCAGCACCCTTTGCAAAAAACGATGTTACCATTCGTGTTAAAAACCTGAATAGCCGTCCCTACATCGACCTTACCATTCAGCTAATGGATGAGTTCAACGTTAAGGTTGATAGGCAATCCAACGACGCCTATCGAATAGTATCAGGTCAAAAATACTCTCCCCGTAACTTTAATGTTGAAGGCGATTGGAGTGGCGCAACATTTATGCTTGTTGCCGGTGCTATTGCAGGCGAAGTAGATATTACAAACCTAAATCCCAAGTCGCTTCAAGCAGATAAGGCAATAATCGAAGCCCTAATGAATGCTGGAGCAAGCATATCAATTGATGAAAGTAACATTTCGGTAAGAAAAGGAAACCTTAAAGCTTTTGACTTTGATGCACGTAACTGTCCCGACCTATTCCCACCTTTAGTTGCACTTGCTGCAAACTGCCAAGGCAAAACTAAAATACTAGGCGTTAACCGATTGCACGGGAAAGAGTCGGATAGAGCGGCTACACTTCAACAAGAGTTTGCCAAACTTGGCGTTAACATTGAGATTAACAATGACATAATGATAGTTGAAGGTGGCACTATTAAATCGGCTACAACACATTCACATGGCGACCATCGCATTGCCATGGCATGTGCCATTGCAGCACTAAATGCAAATGGTGAAGTTGAAATTGAAAATGCAGAAGCTGTAAATAAATCGTACCCAGACTTTTTTGAAGATTTACAAAAGATTCAGATAAACCAAGAAAACCGATAA
- a CDS encoding chorismate synthase codes for MNTFGRIYRISIFGESHGPLVGVTIDGIPPGIKLSPSDFTSDLLRRKSGRKGTTPRTEDDIPEIVAGWFNEHTTGAPLTIIFRNNNTKSKDYNKLRDIPRPGHSDFVAHSKFDGYNDYRGGGHFSGRLTLALVAAGVVAKKVIPQISIAAKLIEAGGKTDIDLAIEEAQKQNDSIGGIVECVATGIPIGLGEPFFDSAESVISHLAFAIPAIKGIEFGSGFAASRMKGSEHNDSIIESSGKTATNNAGGITGGITNGNPLVFRIAVKPTSSISKPQQTLNIKTGKVDTLTVEGRHDTCIALRVPVVAEAITAIALADLLLVEKARKNR; via the coding sequence ATGAATACATTTGGACGTATATATCGAATAAGCATATTTGGGGAATCGCATGGGCCATTGGTAGGTGTAACCATCGATGGCATCCCTCCTGGAATAAAGTTGTCGCCTAGTGATTTCACCTCCGATTTATTGAGAAGAAAATCAGGACGAAAAGGCACAACCCCACGCACCGAGGACGATATACCCGAAATAGTAGCTGGATGGTTCAACGAGCACACAACAGGTGCGCCTCTAACCATTATATTCCGCAACAACAACACCAAATCAAAAGATTACAACAAGTTGAGAGATATTCCCCGACCTGGGCACTCCGACTTTGTTGCCCATAGCAAGTTTGATGGTTACAACGATTACAGGGGAGGTGGTCATTTTTCGGGCAGGTTAACCCTTGCCTTGGTTGCTGCAGGTGTGGTTGCCAAAAAAGTCATCCCACAAATTAGCATAGCAGCTAAGCTCATAGAAGCTGGTGGAAAAACCGACATCGACCTTGCCATTGAGGAGGCGCAAAAGCAAAACGATTCAATCGGCGGAATTGTAGAGTGTGTTGCCACTGGCATACCCATTGGGCTTGGCGAACCGTTTTTCGACTCGGCAGAATCCGTCATTTCTCACTTGGCGTTTGCCATTCCTGCCATTAAAGGCATTGAATTTGGTAGTGGATTTGCCGCTTCGCGCATGAAAGGCTCCGAACACAACGATTCAATCATAGAGAGTTCAGGCAAAACGGCAACTAATAATGCAGGAGGTATAACAGGTGGCATAACCAATGGCAATCCCCTTGTTTTTCGGATTGCAGTTAAGCCCACTTCAAGCATTTCCAAGCCACAACAAACACTGAATATAAAAACAGGTAAGGTAGATACTCTAACTGTTGAAGGCAGACACGACACCTGCATTGCCCTAAGAGTTCCAGTTGTTGCTGAGGCTATTACTGCAATTGCTCTAGCCGATTTACTCCTTGTTGAGAAAGCAAGAAAAAACCGGTGA
- a CDS encoding NAD(P)-dependent oxidoreductase, whose protein sequence is MPKHYKIGILKETKVPPDRRVPLAPNQAAEVMRKFENVEVVVQPSEIRCYKDAEYKNAGVPLQDDLSDCDLLIGVKETKINAILPGKTYMEFAHVAKKQPHNQNLIQAFAANKNSIIDYEYLTDQKGVRLVAFGHWAGVVGAYNALRAIYIKNKIGELPPAHALHDYNELKGVLKDIKLPGLKFVLTGGGRVAGGAIEVLEQAGIKEVSHDDFLSKDFDGPVYARLDPWHYARRKDGKPFEWDYWVSNPAEHESAFLPYAHSADVFVACHYWDYRSPHFFTIEDMKQPDFRISIIADVSCDIPGPIPSTIKASTIAEPFFDFNPVTGKEEPPFGCGQNVTVMSVDNLPGELPRDASEFFGRLLIDKVFPHLLCDDCDGVIERATILKDGKLTPRYAYLQDYLDGKE, encoded by the coding sequence ATGCCTAAACATTATAAAATTGGAATTTTAAAGGAGACTAAAGTTCCACCCGACAGAAGGGTGCCATTAGCCCCTAATCAAGCAGCCGAGGTAATGCGAAAGTTTGAAAACGTTGAGGTGGTTGTTCAACCTAGTGAAATTAGGTGTTACAAAGATGCTGAGTACAAAAATGCTGGGGTGCCTTTGCAGGATGATCTGTCGGATTGCGATTTGCTCATTGGTGTAAAAGAAACGAAAATCAACGCCATACTACCTGGCAAAACTTACATGGAGTTTGCCCATGTGGCCAAAAAGCAGCCACACAACCAAAATCTTATCCAAGCCTTTGCCGCTAATAAAAACTCAATAATTGATTACGAGTATTTAACCGACCAAAAAGGCGTTCGGTTGGTTGCTTTTGGGCACTGGGCAGGCGTTGTTGGGGCGTATAATGCCTTAAGAGCAATTTACATAAAAAATAAGATTGGAGAGCTACCACCTGCGCATGCTTTGCACGATTATAATGAGCTTAAAGGTGTTCTAAAGGATATTAAACTACCTGGTTTGAAGTTCGTATTGACCGGTGGCGGTAGAGTTGCAGGTGGTGCTATTGAGGTGCTAGAGCAGGCTGGGATAAAAGAAGTTTCCCACGATGATTTTTTGTCAAAAGATTTTGATGGACCTGTTTACGCACGTTTAGATCCCTGGCACTATGCCCGGCGTAAGGATGGCAAGCCTTTTGAATGGGATTACTGGGTGAGCAATCCCGCTGAACACGAGAGCGCATTTTTGCCATATGCACATTCTGCAGATGTGTTTGTGGCATGTCATTACTGGGATTATCGATCGCCTCATTTCTTTACAATAGAGGATATGAAGCAGCCCGATTTTAGGATTTCCATTATTGCTGATGTGAGCTGCGATATTCCTGGTCCAATTCCTTCAACCATTAAGGCTTCAACAATTGCAGAGCCGTTTTTTGATTTTAATCCCGTTACAGGTAAGGAGGAACCCCCATTTGGTTGTGGACAAAATGTTACTGTAATGTCGGTTGATAACCTTCCAGGAGAACTTCCACGCGATGCTAGTGAGTTCTTTGGCCGGTTGCTCATCGACAAGGTGTTCCCCCATTTGCTTTGCGATGATTGCGATGGTGTCATTGAACGAGCAACAATTCTTAAGGATGGTAAGCTAACTCCACGATATGCCTACCTGCAGGATTACCTTGATGGGAAAGAATAA
- the nifJ gene encoding pyruvate:ferredoxin (flavodoxin) oxidoreductase encodes MGKEKKFITCDGNYAAAHIAYMFSEVAAIYPITPSSTMAEYVDEWSAFGRKNIFGDTVKVVEMQSEAGAAGAVHGSLQSGALTSTFTASQGLLLMIPNMYKISGELLPGVFHVSARSIAAQALSIFGDHSDVMSTRQCGFAMLATGGVQEVMDLAGVAHLAAIKTRVPFLHFFDGFRTSHEIQKVEMLENEDLAHLIDQEALQAFRDRALNPEHPVTRGTAQNPDIYFQAREAANKFYDAVPDVVEEYMQEITKLTGREYHPFNYYGDPNAENIIIAMGSVTDTIKETVDYLMSKGEKVGAVIVHLYRPFSAKYFFKVLPKSVKRIAVLDRTKEPGANGDPLYLDVKDLFYGMENAPLIVGGRYGLSSKDTTPAQMIAVFENLKLKEPKNQFTVGIVDDVTFKSLPVGEEINLSPKGTFQAKFYGLGSDGTVGANKNSIKIIGNNTDKYCQAYFAYDSKKSGGITISHLRFGDEPIRSPYLVNTPDFVACHVQAYLGKYDMLKGLQKGGTFLLNTIWSPEEVKEKLPNSVKRYLAQNNINFYIINATQIAEEIGLGNRTNTIMQSAFFKIANVIPYDLAVKEMKKAIEKSYGRKGEEILRMNYEAVDRGGDVIKVDVPSDWANLEPEKQSEIPGAPEFINKVVVPINLQKGDDLPVSAFIDREDGTFPAGTTKYEKRGIAVNVPEWIPENCIQCNQCSYVCPHAAIRPFLLTDEELKNAPEGTKTVRGNGGTKEYNFRIQVSALDCTGCGNCADVCPAKTKALEMKPIETQMAEAERWEYMHEKVGYKDVLGKEKSVKNSQFAQPLFEFSGACAGCGETPYIKAITQLYGDRMIVANATGCSSIYGGSAPSTPYCANKEGKGVAWANSLFEDNAEYGFGIATGVEKLRDRIALRLKDALNGNFTAETKQAMQEWLDGKDNAEQSKVASEKLVAALEIENNDFANEILALKDYLVKKSVWILGGDGWAYDIGYGGLDHVLASGADVNVLVLDTEVYSNTGGQASKATPVAAVAKFAAAGKRIRKKDLGMMAMSYGYVYVAQVAMGANHNQYFKAIKEAEAYPGPSIIIAYAPCINHGIRKGMGSTQKEEKFAVESGYWQLYRYNPLLEAEGKNPFQLDSKEPDWSQFQNFLNSEVRYTSLKLSFPQEAEELFKAAEENAKWRYNTYKRLAGLE; translated from the coding sequence ATGGGAAAAGAAAAAAAATTCATTACTTGTGATGGTAACTATGCTGCGGCTCACATAGCATATATGTTTAGTGAGGTAGCGGCTATTTACCCCATCACCCCATCGTCAACCATGGCTGAGTATGTAGACGAGTGGTCGGCATTTGGTCGTAAGAACATATTCGGCGACACCGTAAAGGTGGTTGAAATGCAGAGTGAAGCAGGAGCTGCTGGTGCAGTTCACGGTTCTTTGCAATCAGGTGCATTAACATCAACCTTCACTGCATCGCAAGGGTTGTTGCTAATGATTCCCAACATGTATAAAATTTCGGGAGAGTTACTCCCAGGTGTATTCCACGTATCAGCTCGAAGCATTGCTGCTCAAGCGCTATCAATTTTTGGTGACCATAGCGACGTGATGAGCACCCGTCAATGCGGTTTTGCCATGCTGGCAACTGGTGGAGTACAAGAAGTGATGGACCTTGCAGGTGTTGCTCACCTTGCTGCCATTAAAACAAGGGTACCATTCCTTCACTTCTTCGATGGGTTTAGAACCTCTCATGAGATTCAAAAGGTTGAGATGCTTGAAAACGAAGACCTAGCGCATCTAATTGACCAGGAAGCATTGCAGGCCTTCCGCGACAGGGCGTTAAACCCAGAACATCCTGTTACCCGCGGCACTGCACAAAACCCTGACATCTATTTCCAAGCACGTGAGGCTGCTAATAAGTTTTACGATGCAGTTCCCGATGTAGTAGAGGAATACATGCAGGAAATCACCAAGTTAACCGGACGCGAGTATCACCCATTCAACTACTACGGCGACCCTAACGCTGAAAACATCATCATTGCAATGGGTTCGGTAACCGACACCATCAAGGAAACCGTTGACTACCTAATGTCGAAAGGTGAGAAGGTTGGTGCAGTTATCGTTCACCTTTACCGTCCATTCTCTGCTAAATACTTCTTTAAAGTTCTGCCTAAATCTGTAAAACGCATTGCTGTTCTTGACAGAACCAAAGAACCTGGAGCTAATGGCGATCCTCTATACCTAGATGTTAAGGATCTTTTCTACGGAATGGAGAACGCTCCTCTTATTGTTGGTGGACGTTATGGCTTAAGTTCAAAAGACACAACGCCCGCTCAAATGATTGCCGTATTTGAAAACCTCAAATTGAAGGAGCCTAAGAACCAATTCACTGTAGGTATTGTTGACGATGTAACATTCAAATCGCTACCTGTTGGCGAGGAGATTAACCTTTCGCCTAAAGGTACATTCCAAGCCAAATTCTACGGATTAGGTTCTGATGGTACAGTAGGAGCAAACAAGAACTCAATCAAAATTATTGGTAACAATACCGATAAATACTGCCAAGCATACTTTGCCTACGACTCTAAAAAGTCAGGTGGTATCACAATATCGCACCTACGTTTTGGCGATGAGCCTATTCGCTCACCTTATCTTGTAAATACCCCTGATTTTGTAGCTTGCCATGTACAAGCATACCTTGGCAAATATGATATGCTAAAGGGATTGCAAAAAGGCGGAACATTCCTATTAAATACTATTTGGAGCCCAGAAGAGGTAAAAGAAAAACTTCCAAATTCTGTAAAACGCTATCTGGCTCAAAATAACATCAACTTCTACATTATAAACGCTACACAAATTGCTGAGGAGATTGGCTTGGGCAACCGCACCAATACCATCATGCAAAGTGCATTCTTCAAAATTGCTAACGTAATCCCTTACGATTTAGCAGTTAAGGAGATGAAAAAGGCCATTGAAAAATCGTATGGTCGTAAAGGAGAAGAGATTCTCCGTATGAACTATGAGGCTGTTGATCGTGGTGGTGATGTAATTAAAGTTGATGTTCCCTCAGATTGGGCTAACCTTGAACCTGAAAAACAGAGCGAGATTCCTGGGGCTCCTGAGTTCATCAACAAGGTTGTTGTGCCTATCAACCTACAAAAAGGCGACGACCTACCAGTTAGCGCTTTTATTGATAGAGAAGATGGTACATTCCCTGCTGGAACAACTAAATACGAGAAGCGTGGTATTGCTGTAAATGTACCTGAATGGATACCAGAAAACTGTATCCAGTGTAATCAGTGTTCATATGTATGTCCTCACGCTGCTATTCGTCCTTTCCTTTTAACCGACGAAGAGCTTAAGAATGCACCAGAGGGGACAAAGACTGTTCGCGGCAATGGTGGCACAAAAGAATACAACTTCCGCATTCAGGTAAGCGCACTCGATTGTACAGGTTGCGGAAACTGTGCTGATGTTTGCCCTGCTAAGACTAAGGCTCTTGAGATGAAGCCAATTGAAACACAGATGGCTGAAGCTGAACGCTGGGAGTACATGCACGAGAAGGTTGGTTACAAGGATGTTCTTGGCAAAGAGAAATCGGTTAAGAACAGCCAGTTTGCTCAACCATTATTCGAGTTTAGTGGTGCATGTGCAGGTTGTGGCGAAACCCCATACATCAAAGCCATCACCCAGCTATATGGCGACAGAATGATTGTTGCTAACGCTACAGGTTGTTCATCAATCTATGGTGGTTCTGCACCTTCAACCCCTTACTGTGCAAACAAGGAAGGCAAAGGTGTTGCTTGGGCAAACTCTCTATTTGAAGATAATGCTGAATATGGTTTTGGTATTGCCACCGGTGTTGAAAAACTCCGCGACCGCATTGCGCTAAGGCTAAAAGACGCTCTTAATGGCAACTTTACAGCAGAAACCAAACAAGCCATGCAGGAATGGCTTGATGGCAAGGACAATGCTGAACAGTCTAAGGTAGCATCTGAAAAACTTGTTGCTGCTCTTGAGATAGAAAACAACGACTTTGCCAATGAGATCCTAGCACTTAAAGATTACCTAGTTAAGAAATCGGTATGGATCCTTGGTGGTGATGGTTGGGCATACGACATAGGATACGGTGGTCTCGATCATGTATTAGCCTCAGGTGCTGATGTAAATGTACTTGTTCTTGACACAGAGGTTTACTCAAATACTGGTGGACAAGCATCAAAAGCTACACCTGTTGCTGCAGTTGCTAAGTTTGCTGCCGCTGGTAAACGCATCCGTAAGAAAGACCTTGGCATGATGGCCATGTCGTATGGTTACGTTTACGTGGCACAGGTTGCAATGGGCGCAAACCACAACCAGTACTTCAAGGCAATAAAAGAAGCAGAGGCATATCCTGGACCTTCAATCATCATTGCCTATGCTCCATGTATTAACCATGGAATTAGGAAGGGTATGGGATCGACTCAAAAAGAGGAGAAATTTGCAGTTGAATCTGGTTACTGGCAACTTTACCGCTACAACCCTCTACTTGAGGCAGAAGGTAAGAATCCATTCCAACTAGATTCAAAGGAACCCGATTGGAGCCAATTCCAGAACTTCCTAAACAGTGAGGTTCGCTATACTTCACTCAAGTTATCGTTCCCTCAAGAGGCTGAAGAGCTCTTTAAAGCCGCTGAGGAGAATGCAAAATGGCGTTACAACACCTACAAAAGGTTAGCCGGACTAGAATAA